The following coding sequences are from one Candidatus Bathyarchaeota archaeon window:
- a CDS encoding class I SAM-dependent methyltransferase, translating to MSTYEKLHFKIVSFVHDTLYGIFVNPYKLLDAAGLKPGQKVLEVGCGPGFFTVPAAKIVGAEGVVYALDVNPFAVEAVQRKVEKEGLDNVKILFADATRTGLPDESVDLAFLFGVIHALEDVDAVMREMYRVLKAKGILSVQKSWWSEKHLIDVVTRSKLFSFIERKNRIFKFNKV from the coding sequence ATGTCCACGTATGAGAAGTTGCATTTCAAAATAGTATCGTTTGTTCATGATACTCTCTACGGGATATTTGTGAATCCTTACAAGCTCTTAGACGCGGCTGGGCTAAAACCCGGGCAAAAAGTGTTGGAAGTTGGCTGTGGACCCGGCTTTTTCACTGTTCCTGCGGCGAAAATTGTGGGAGCTGAAGGAGTAGTTTACGCGCTTGATGTTAATCCATTCGCAGTTGAGGCTGTTCAACGTAAAGTTGAGAAAGAAGGCCTAGATAACGTCAAGATTTTGTTTGCGGACGCTACTAGGACGGGGTTGCCGGATGAAAGTGTTGATTTAGCTTTTCTCTTTGGTGTTATTCACGCCTTAGAAGATGTAGACGCTGTTATGCGGGAGATGTATCGTGTTTTGAAGGCAAAGGGAATTTTGTCTGTTCAAAAATCGTGGTGGTCAGAAAAACATTTAATAGATGTTGTAACCAGAAGCAAGCTTTTCTCATTCATAGAAAGGAAAAATAGAATCTTTAAATTCAATAAAGTATAG
- a CDS encoding cation transporter, protein MRKHKRASFSRFILMVLLEEGPLNLKELEERAFIFVYHFHGFGYSLHAAVQKKLIGFLSWLGYRPREDYSEKMKKWREKHEQQIDVQVECRRLIEKGVLRLNEEKRYELTENGIEEAEKSAREMKKALTSIRSQYLSPIAAARNTVIADFFLAIMKLLAGFFSNSVGLIADGADAAIDTVSASVVWAGIKFKKELAGTIIIILMMFITASSVGYESITKIIETITATTQPILMPYLVIVVEGIALIAAVILHFYQRYVGKNNGSLALISQSIDSKNHVYVAGAVIIGATFSIFGIYFVDALIGAFIASRILIDGFNLSKEVLSSAKGEEIDFSKYKMPLERHRHLSRLETFRAWILYSMKEDNLTTKEELVRSLKRSFKPKYTYILSEFKFRPAIDINFEKEFDDIIKYLLEEKFITKNGENFTLTEDGRKRVDKIFKKIRYMQSE, encoded by the coding sequence ATGAGAAAACACAAGCGCGCAAGTTTTTCAAGGTTTATTCTAATGGTTCTACTGGAGGAGGGCCCTCTAAATTTAAAAGAGTTAGAAGAAAGAGCTTTTATCTTTGTCTACCATTTTCACGGATTCGGATATAGCCTACATGCAGCAGTACAAAAGAAGTTGATCGGTTTTCTATCATGGCTGGGGTATCGCCCGCGGGAAGATTACTCTGAGAAGATGAAGAAATGGCGTGAGAAACATGAGCAGCAAATTGATGTTCAAGTGGAGTGTAGACGCCTAATTGAGAAGGGTGTTCTTAGGCTAAATGAAGAGAAAAGGTATGAATTGACAGAGAATGGAATAGAAGAGGCTGAAAAAAGTGCAAGAGAAATGAAAAAAGCGTTAACTTCAATTAGAAGCCAGTACCTAAGTCCGATAGCGGCCGCAAGGAACACGGTTATTGCCGACTTCTTTCTGGCCATAATGAAACTCTTAGCTGGATTCTTTAGCAATAGCGTCGGCCTAATTGCGGACGGCGCAGACGCCGCCATAGACACAGTTTCGGCTTCAGTTGTATGGGCTGGAATAAAATTCAAAAAAGAACTTGCAGGAACCATCATTATCATTTTAATGATGTTTATAACCGCCTCCAGCGTTGGATATGAATCAATAACCAAGATCATAGAAACCATTACTGCAACCACGCAACCGATATTAATGCCATATCTAGTTATAGTAGTTGAAGGAATAGCACTTATAGCAGCAGTAATCCTACACTTTTATCAACGCTACGTAGGGAAAAACAATGGAAGCTTAGCGTTAATCTCCCAGTCAATTGACTCTAAAAACCACGTTTATGTTGCAGGCGCCGTTATTATAGGCGCCACATTCTCAATATTTGGAATATACTTCGTTGACGCTTTAATCGGCGCATTCATAGCCAGCAGAATTCTCATAGATGGGTTTAATCTATCAAAAGAAGTTCTATCTTCAGCCAAGGGAGAAGAAATAGACTTCTCCAAATATAAAATGCCGCTTGAAAGACACAGGCACTTAAGTAGATTAGAGACGTTCAGAGCATGGATACTCTATTCTATGAAAGAGGACAATTTGACCACAAAAGAAGAATTAGTCAGATCATTAAAAAGAAGCTTCAAACCAAAATACACCTACATTCTAAGCGAGTTTAAATTTAGACCCGCAATAGACATAAATTTCGAAAAAGAATTCGATGACATAATCAAATATTTACTTGAGGAGAAATTTATAACTAAAAATGGCGAAAACTTCACTTTAACTGAAGATGGCAGAAAAAGAGTTGACAAGATATTCAAAAAAATCAGATATATGCAAAGTGAATGA
- a CDS encoding DUF4430 domain-containing protein — protein sequence MKETKRRFVMVVLAWIASLFLASLVGAYYYVEFQKEKSANTVYVSMYNNLLKNYTSLLQSYTELLKDYNSLAQDYETERQNLTRLLQQYESCVMRVNICIDYGNGTVLWYNQTMVPLGCNLLQATRMVAQVNSTYWPAYQASFVDAINGVWNKGAYYWMWYYWDEESKAWKYGDCGADLYILSDGETVRWRYEIPNYG from the coding sequence ATGAAAGAAACGAAAAGAAGATTTGTAATGGTGGTTTTGGCGTGGATAGCTTCGCTTTTCCTAGCAAGTCTCGTTGGAGCCTACTATTATGTGGAATTTCAAAAAGAGAAAAGTGCCAACACGGTATATGTCAGCATGTACAATAATTTGCTGAAAAACTATACTAGTCTTCTTCAGAGTTATACGGAATTGCTAAAAGACTATAACTCTTTAGCTCAAGACTATGAAACTGAAAGACAAAATTTGACACGTTTACTTCAACAATACGAGAGTTGCGTAATGCGAGTTAACATTTGCATAGACTACGGAAACGGCACTGTTCTATGGTACAACCAAACAATGGTTCCCCTGGGTTGCAATTTGCTTCAAGCAACAAGAATGGTGGCCCAAGTTAATTCAACTTATTGGCCAGCTTATCAAGCCTCTTTCGTAGACGCCATAAACGGAGTATGGAACAAAGGCGCATATTATTGGATGTGGTATTACTGGGATGAGGAATCAAAGGCTTGGAAATATGGAGATTGCGGCGCAGACCTATACATTTTGTCAGACGGTGAGACAGTAAGATGGCGATATGAAATACCCAACTATGGTTGA